CGTCGTCTTTTGAGCATCAAGATCAAGACTAAATTTTAAAAAGTCATTGAGCGGATTTTGATAAAAATCTCCATATGCCAAAGAAAACTGACTGTTTTTACCTGTTTTATAGGCTACACTCGCTCTAGGCGAAAATGTGACTCCTTCCATATAATCTGTATAACTCGCCCTAGCGCCCAGCTTCAATGCAAAATTGCGAGAGAAAATGATATCACTTTCTACAAAAACCGCAGAAATATTACTCTTAAAATCATAGGCTGCTACGATATTCTGATCATCAAAGACTCCATTAAAATCCTCTTGAAAATCTGTTATAAAATGCTCCGCACCAAAGGCTAGTTTAAGCCTATTTGAAAAACGCTTTTTAAGTTTGACTTTAAAGTGCGCACTATTCTCTTTATTCTCAATTGAAGTAGTCGATTGTAGGGATGTATCATTTTGAGCACTCGTATAACTTCCTCCGGTTTGTATACTCCAAGTATCACTTAGCATTTCAGTATAGCTAGTATTTAAATAGATATTTGTGTTTTTCAAACCAAGCGTGAATCCTTCTGGATTATTAATATCTTCTTGCGTAATGTCAAAACTTGTCTTGTCTCCTGCTGCATATAATTTAAACAAACCATTTTCTGTCCTGTAGCGATAGACCGCTTCTCCAGAAAAGGTTTGAAAAGGCTTATTAAAATTATTACGATTAGAAAACAATGCTACATAAGGAGCTAGGTTTATGTAAGAGGTACTGAGACTGAGCGAACTCTTCTCCCATCTTCTGGTAATTCCTAGTCCGCCGCCTACAGACATAAGAGAGATATCTGTCTTATTTTGATCTGGCTCATCTATGGTATTCAATAGTAAAACACTTGACAAAGCCTCCCCATACTCCGCCGAGTATCCTCCAGTGGAAAAAGTAATCCCGTCAAAAAGAAAAGGGCTATATCTGCCACGAGTAGGCGTATTATTTGCTGTAGGTGTATATGGAGTAAAGACACGTATGCCATCTATAAATATCTGCGTTTCTCCGGCATCACCTCCACGCACAAAGAGTCTACCATCCTCTGCAACGGTCGTTGTACCAGGTAGCGTTTGTAACGCACCTACAAAATCTCCTAACGCACTTGCCGTAGTCACAACATCCAGCGGCTTGAGCACAGAGACTTTACTATTATCACTAGCCTCAAAGGTCCCTGCCGAAAGTACAACTGTATCTAGTGAATTTACATCTTCCCGCAATGTGATTTTAAGATCTTTAAAAGTCGTTACTTCCATAAATGACTCATACGGTTCGTATGATAAGAAGGTGACTTTAAGTAACTGCGTTCCCTCTTCACTTGTGGTAAAAGAGAATGATCCATCTTCTGCTGTGCTGGCTCCATCATAAGTGCCATCTATAAAAATGTTTGCGCCTTCTATGGGAATTCCTTTGGAATCTGTGACTTTTCCCGAAACGACGGTTTGGGCAGCTAATTGATAACATAATAGGCAAACGAGAATGTGTAAGAGCGATTTCATAACTAGTTCGGTTGATTGATTGTTGAGCAAATATGGAGCGAACTACGCTTTCGCGAAAGCGTAATACTCCCAACCGTCATTTTAGAGTTCCCAGTTGTAAATCATAAGGTTGAAGTCCTAAAAAAATAATTTTTCACATAGAAGTTTAAGAAGGTTTTAAAGCAAGAAAAACATTTATAACGTTTGCGTAATGACCATAACATTTGC
The genomic region above belongs to Dokdonia sp. Dokd-P16 and contains:
- a CDS encoding TonB-dependent receptor translates to MKSLLHILVCLLCYQLAAQTVVSGKVTDSKGIPIEGANIFIDGTYDGASTAEDGSFSFTTSEEGTQLLKVTFLSYEPYESFMEVTTFKDLKITLREDVNSLDTVVLSAGTFEASDNSKVSVLKPLDVVTTASALGDFVGALQTLPGTTTVAEDGRLFVRGGDAGETQIFIDGIRVFTPYTPTANNTPTRGRYSPFLFDGITFSTGGYSAEYGEALSSVLLLNTIDEPDQNKTDISLMSVGGGLGITRRWEKSSLSLSTSYINLAPYVALFSNRNNFNKPFQTFSGEAVYRYRTENGLFKLYAAGDKTSFDITQEDINNPEGFTLGLKNTNIYLNTSYTEMLSDTWSIQTGGSYTSAQNDTSLQSTTSIENKENSAHFKVKLKKRFSNRLKLAFGAEHFITDFQEDFNGVFDDQNIVAAYDFKSNISAVFVESDIIFSRNFALKLGARASYTDYMEGVTFSPRASVAYKTGKNSQFSLAYGDFYQNPLNDFLKFSLDLDAQKTTHYIANYQYSNNGRIFRAEAYRKSYSDLITSNTAFNNPESVFANEGNGYAQGVDVFWRDNTSIKNMDYWVSYSYLDSERKYLNFEEQARPSFASPHNLSVVGKYFVEDWKSQVGVSFQHSSGRTYTDRNRSGFLQANAKSFNSLSINWAYLLSQQKILYFSVNNVLGLRNVNGYQYADAPNPAGTFDRRALRPATDQFFFVGFFWTISDDKNSSQLDNL